Proteins encoded within one genomic window of Halodesulfurarchaeum formicicum:
- a CDS encoding DUF5611 family protein, which translates to MKEYKMRRGEYLEERVPDLQAKIEEYFGPVAGTEEFEGVEMYVVEDPSNPVFDRILAGRSDYGSKKDRLAVHFDERPAEEVIAAGQADAAAEAVDLKNEFLLEVTGRDAKSRRESMKRTVEDSDDVPEEV; encoded by the coding sequence ATGAAGGAGTACAAGATGCGTCGGGGGGAGTACCTCGAAGAGCGAGTGCCGGACCTGCAGGCGAAAATCGAGGAGTACTTCGGCCCGGTCGCGGGCACCGAGGAGTTCGAAGGCGTCGAAATGTACGTCGTCGAGGACCCGTCGAACCCGGTCTTCGACCGCATTTTGGCCGGCCGATCCGATTACGGTTCCAAGAAGGACCGGCTTGCGGTCCACTTCGATGAGCGACCGGCCGAGGAGGTCATCGCGGCCGGGCAGGCCGACGCGGCCGCCGAGGCTGTCGACCTGAAAAACGAGTTCCTGCTCGAAGTCACCGGCCGGGACGCCAAGTCCCGCCGCGAATCGATGAAGCGGACCGTCGAGGACTCCGACGACGTCCCCGAAGAAGTCTGA
- a CDS encoding prenyltransferase, which translates to METLSATDRVQGYLQVARAPFLALPVTLILLGSAAAVVAGGFDPVAAILAFVGLLSLHVSINARNEYRDYQSGVDHETDPTPFSGGSKTLPEGELEPVAAKRLATVTAGIGAVIGGYFIVEVGLLLVPITIVGAISVLFYTSHLTRYGLGELFAGLGLGGLPVLGTGLVQVGSITPEMVVASVPATLLTFNLLLLNEFPDVAADRRGDRQNLIHRLGRSAAGWIYVIAGLGVPLAIVAGWAAGIFPAWGLLGILPSLLLARPARWAITEPDTDLPVGAQRDNVLWILATNTVLALGLIVPSVL; encoded by the coding sequence ATGGAAACGTTATCCGCGACGGATCGCGTCCAGGGCTATCTCCAGGTGGCCCGGGCCCCGTTTCTGGCGCTCCCGGTGACGCTAATCCTCCTGGGTTCGGCAGCGGCCGTCGTCGCCGGCGGGTTCGACCCGGTGGCGGCGATCCTGGCGTTCGTGGGCCTGCTCTCCCTGCACGTCTCGATCAACGCCCGCAACGAGTACCGTGACTACCAGTCCGGAGTGGACCACGAAACCGACCCGACCCCGTTCAGCGGCGGCAGCAAGACCCTGCCCGAGGGCGAACTCGAACCAGTCGCAGCCAAACGCCTGGCGACGGTCACCGCCGGGATCGGGGCCGTCATCGGGGGCTACTTCATCGTCGAGGTCGGCCTGTTGCTCGTTCCGATCACGATCGTCGGCGCGATCAGCGTGCTCTTCTACACGAGCCACCTGACCCGCTATGGCCTGGGCGAACTCTTCGCCGGGCTCGGACTGGGTGGGCTGCCGGTGCTCGGCACGGGACTGGTCCAGGTCGGGTCGATCACGCCCGAAATGGTCGTGGCCAGCGTCCCGGCGACGCTTTTGACCTTCAACCTGCTCCTGCTCAACGAGTTCCCGGACGTGGCGGCCGACCGACGTGGCGATCGACAAAACCTGATTCACCGGCTGGGCCGGTCGGCGGCGGGCTGGATCTACGTCATCGCCGGGCTTGGTGTGCCACTCGCGATCGTCGCCGGCTGGGCGGCTGGGATCTTTCCGGCCTGGGGACTGCTCGGGATTCTTCCGTCACTGTTACTCGCTCGACCGGCCCGCTGGGCCATCACCGAACCGGACACCGACCTCCCGGTCGGGGCCCAGCGTGACAACGTCCTCTGGATCCTGGCGACGAACACGGTCCTCGCGCTGGGACTGATCGTGCCCAGTGTCCTCTAG
- a CDS encoding RNA-binding protein, protein MEVSSRHHLRSDEVAAIEDTLANTLGIEVTAEAFELAELADADFDVGLIDGDALVWYPDDEPFLTVKGANVYEPTNHLVTVDTGAISFVSDGADVMRPGITEADPDIEAGDLVIIVEETHGKALAIGRALTDGEDMVGEAGKVVESLHHVGDELFEFEV, encoded by the coding sequence ATGGAAGTTTCGTCCCGCCATCACCTCCGGAGCGACGAAGTGGCGGCCATCGAGGACACGCTGGCGAACACCCTCGGGATCGAGGTCACCGCCGAAGCCTTCGAACTGGCAGAACTGGCAGATGCTGACTTCGACGTGGGCCTCATCGACGGCGACGCCCTCGTGTGGTATCCCGACGACGAGCCGTTTCTCACGGTCAAGGGCGCGAACGTCTACGAACCGACAAATCACCTCGTGACCGTCGACACCGGGGCGATCTCCTTCGTGAGCGACGGCGCGGACGTGATGCGCCCGGGGATCACCGAGGCCGACCCCGACATCGAGGCTGGGGATCTGGTCATCATCGTCGAGGAGACCCACGGCAAGGCCCTGGCGATCGGGCGTGCACTGACCGACGGCGAGGACATGGTCGGCGAGGCCGGGAAGGTCGTCGAGTCATTACACCACGTCGGCGACGAACTCTTCGAGTTCGAAGTGTGA
- a CDS encoding NUDIX hydrolase has protein sequence MTTDEWPVRESVREYETGWYDGGYDLVEQPDGTTKRYYWADLAPAVIVVAIDDEQVVFVEQYRPTTRVESLELPAGIVEDGEDYLDAARRELAEETGLVPERVELLQTMDVATGVLRHERGIVVATALTEGTRNLDENEFLSVCRVPRTEAIEIAREPPANDATLEGLLLAAQDGYLSE, from the coding sequence ATGACCACCGACGAGTGGCCAGTCCGGGAGTCGGTCCGCGAGTACGAGACCGGGTGGTACGACGGGGGGTATGACCTGGTCGAACAGCCGGATGGCACGACCAAACGCTACTACTGGGCCGACCTCGCCCCGGCGGTCATCGTCGTCGCCATCGACGACGAACAGGTGGTGTTCGTCGAGCAGTATCGCCCGACGACACGGGTCGAGAGCCTGGAGCTGCCGGCCGGCATCGTCGAAGACGGCGAGGACTACCTGGACGCAGCCCGGCGCGAGCTGGCGGAGGAAACCGGACTGGTGCCCGAACGCGTCGAACTACTCCAGACCATGGACGTGGCCACCGGCGTGTTGCGCCACGAGCGCGGGATCGTGGTCGCGACTGCCCTCACGGAGGGAACCCGGAATCTGGACGAAAACGAGTTTCTCTCGGTGTGTCGGGTTCCGAGGACGGAAGCTATCGAAATCGCCCGGGAGCCACCCGCGAACGACGCCACGCTTGAAGGGCTGTTGCTCGCGGCCCAGGACGGATATCTGAGTGAGTGA
- a CDS encoding DUF6432 family protein, which produces MKLRREHRDREETEVAVLQALADRHEEGMTVFELRSIVGADIDDLEAALSGLQSAGLVSIDDGKERPVFVVAESAIEAETGEPEPGFFEWLRELIGF; this is translated from the coding sequence ATGAAGCTCCGCCGGGAGCATCGAGACCGCGAGGAGACCGAAGTGGCCGTCCTCCAGGCCCTCGCCGACCGCCACGAGGAGGGAATGACCGTCTTCGAACTGCGATCGATCGTGGGGGCCGACATCGACGACCTGGAGGCCGCCCTCTCGGGATTGCAGTCCGCGGGGCTCGTCTCGATCGACGACGGGAAGGAGCGACCGGTCTTCGTGGTGGCCGAGTCGGCGATCGAAGCCGAAACGGGCGAACCCGAACCCGGATTTTTCGAGTGGCTCCGGGAGCTGATCGGGTTCTAG
- a CDS encoding rubrerythrin-like domain-containing protein, whose amino-acid sequence MEADRYECYQCGRTVTDPGARVCPACSGRLRNCARPVE is encoded by the coding sequence ATGGAAGCTGATCGCTACGAGTGCTACCAGTGTGGGCGAACGGTCACCGATCCCGGAGCCCGAGTCTGTCCGGCGTGTTCGGGACGGCTTCGGAACTGCGCCCGGCCAGTCGAGTAG
- a CDS encoding GNAT family N-acetyltransferase, with amino-acid sequence MTVPDAASARLRPVERADLYAVVRIEARTFEEPWRLSTFEHYLDAPGFLVLEDPESDAVGESIAGYVVASLMRVGGTRVGHIKDLAVKPARQGAGFGRRLLQGALGTLESQGATAARLEVRPSNEVARSLYRSTGFAVAGRKEQYYPNGEDALLLTRELG; translated from the coding sequence GTGACGGTCCCAGACGCTGCCAGTGCCAGATTGCGCCCCGTCGAGCGGGCCGACCTCTACGCCGTGGTCCGGATCGAAGCCCGGACCTTCGAGGAGCCCTGGCGGCTGTCGACCTTCGAGCACTATCTCGATGCGCCCGGATTTCTGGTGCTCGAAGATCCCGAGAGCGATGCCGTGGGCGAGTCGATCGCGGGCTACGTCGTCGCCTCGCTCATGCGCGTTGGTGGGACCCGGGTCGGGCACATCAAGGACCTGGCCGTCAAGCCGGCCCGGCAGGGCGCGGGGTTCGGCCGACGGCTGCTCCAGGGGGCGCTGGGAACTCTCGAAAGCCAGGGCGCGACGGCCGCTCGACTGGAGGTCAGACCGAGCAACGAGGTGGCCCGGTCGCTGTATCGCTCCACGGGGTTTGCCGTCGCCGGCCGCAAGGAGCAGTACTACCCGAACGGTGAGGACGCCCTGTTGCTGACCCGCGAACTCGGGTAG
- a CDS encoding right-handed parallel beta-helix repeat-containing protein, with product MSVSVRRTVAVSLLLGALALLAVSAPAAAQAGPTVVEHNVTETTTWDGEYRIVSNVTVAENATLEIEPGTTVELAEGISLSVAGTLSATGTSEAPIRFRASKPAATAGAWDAIRTTGTGSATLTLAHVELQNATNAIRIETPDSTVRLTESTTRSTAGDGIAVSVADRSTDLQVHSTRLESIGGDGISATRTAILPVESVSGWEISDTTFTDIEGAGLDLHATTVRGLSVRDSAFTGLETGIGIDTDQIRTTAIRATAIEPTGTGVGVETLDVQGFSISNNEITGAETGVNLRLERNVHSLVLSANEITSGDQGVAIEHDPRMDRFYGFDFVFDGNTVTDHTANGLSLHSKLFADSSIAVRNNTVSDNDGHGIGLFVGAFQDATVSGNALRENGESGLSMTARHVRNTQVGDNLARENGGSGLSIAARQSMTGLRVAENELLDNAREGLAIENGVRTAGNYTIEENFLAANAYGITASGPQRATIEANEIVFNTVAFGDLDPRTDADPGVGVLLTEGASGVDLRANDIYGHRVGLLTDVSGTVRAEANYWGAANGPYHRSINPEGEGNAVETRNGWVDLHEVSPDRHGPAYARPSAEIEFAPSAPAVDESIELSAAGSSDSDGAVRTYRYSVNESVTVTTEASLDTAFDAAGSYPITLWVEDDMGIESATPATATVTVEAAPTPTTTGQTQPPTTHPDPGSSAPLGLIGGLLGAGLYGMAVLLGARGLYQTLTESLLTVRGRRLHVLAGAGILTWGLASIPGPSILRLVAVAAFLVWVGLTGVAYLVVRLR from the coding sequence ATGTCCGTCTCCGTGCGGCGAACCGTCGCCGTTTCACTCCTACTGGGGGCCCTCGCGCTGCTAGCGGTCTCGGCACCGGCGGCCGCCCAGGCAGGGCCGACGGTCGTCGAGCACAACGTCACAGAGACGACCACCTGGGATGGCGAGTACCGGATCGTCTCGAACGTCACGGTCGCGGAGAACGCGACCCTCGAAATCGAGCCCGGCACCACCGTCGAACTCGCGGAGGGAATCTCACTCTCCGTGGCCGGGACCCTCTCTGCCACCGGCACCAGCGAAGCGCCCATCAGGTTCCGCGCCTCGAAACCGGCGGCCACGGCCGGGGCCTGGGACGCCATCCGAACCACGGGAACGGGGTCGGCGACGCTCACGCTCGCACACGTCGAACTCCAAAACGCCACGAACGCGATCCGAATCGAGACCCCGGATTCGACCGTCAGGCTTACTGAGTCCACGACCCGGTCGACCGCGGGGGATGGGATCGCCGTATCCGTGGCCGACCGGAGCACGGATTTGCAGGTCCACTCGACCCGCCTGGAATCGATCGGCGGCGACGGGATTTCGGCGACCCGAACAGCGATCCTGCCGGTCGAGAGCGTCTCGGGGTGGGAAATTTCGGACACCACGTTCACCGACATCGAGGGGGCCGGCCTCGACCTCCACGCGACGACGGTCAGGGGCCTCTCGGTCCGTGACAGTGCCTTCACGGGACTCGAGACGGGGATCGGGATTGATACCGACCAGATCCGAACCACGGCCATTCGCGCGACCGCGATCGAACCAACCGGAACTGGGGTCGGTGTCGAGACACTCGACGTGCAGGGGTTCTCGATCAGCAACAACGAGATCACGGGCGCGGAGACGGGCGTGAACCTCCGGCTCGAGCGGAACGTCCACTCGCTGGTCCTCTCGGCCAACGAAATCACGTCGGGCGACCAGGGTGTCGCCATCGAGCACGACCCGCGAATGGATCGGTTCTACGGTTTTGACTTTGTCTTCGACGGGAACACGGTCACCGACCACACTGCGAACGGCCTGAGCCTCCACTCGAAACTCTTTGCCGACTCGTCGATCGCCGTCCGGAACAACACCGTCAGCGACAACGACGGGCACGGAATCGGTCTCTTCGTCGGCGCCTTCCAGGACGCGACAGTCTCCGGGAACGCACTCCGCGAAAACGGGGAAAGCGGCCTTTCGATGACGGCTCGACACGTCAGGAATACCCAGGTCGGGGACAATCTCGCCCGCGAGAACGGCGGGTCGGGCCTGTCGATCGCCGCACGACAGTCGATGACCGGGCTCCGGGTGGCCGAGAACGAACTGCTCGACAACGCCCGCGAGGGGCTCGCGATCGAAAACGGCGTTCGCACGGCTGGCAACTACACGATCGAGGAAAACTTCCTCGCGGCCAACGCCTACGGAATCACGGCTTCGGGCCCCCAGCGGGCGACGATCGAAGCCAACGAGATCGTCTTCAACACGGTGGCGTTCGGTGACCTCGATCCCCGGACAGACGCCGACCCTGGTGTGGGCGTCCTGTTGACCGAGGGGGCCAGCGGGGTCGACCTGCGGGCGAATGACATCTATGGCCATCGCGTCGGCCTCCTGACTGACGTGTCGGGAACGGTCCGGGCGGAAGCCAACTACTGGGGCGCGGCAAACGGCCCGTACCACCGCTCGATCAATCCCGAGGGCGAGGGGAACGCCGTGGAGACCCGGAACGGGTGGGTGGACCTCCACGAGGTGAGCCCGGACCGACACGGCCCGGCTTACGCCCGCCCATCCGCCGAAATCGAGTTCGCGCCATCGGCCCCCGCCGTGGACGAATCGATCGAACTCTCGGCCGCGGGTTCGAGTGATTCTGACGGGGCGGTCCGGACCTACCGATACTCGGTGAACGAATCAGTGACGGTCACGACCGAGGCCAGCCTCGACACCGCCTTTGACGCGGCTGGCTCCTACCCGATCACGCTCTGGGTCGAAGACGACATGGGCATCGAGAGTGCGACCCCGGCGACGGCGACGGTCACGGTCGAAGCCGCACCGACGCCGACCACGACCGGTCAGACCCAGCCACCCACGACTCACCCCGATCCGGGTTCGAGTGCCCCGCTGGGGCTCATCGGTGGGCTGCTCGGGGCTGGCCTGTACGGTATGGCCGTCCTGCTCGGGGCCCGTGGGCTGTATCAGACCCTCACCGAATCGTTGTTGACGGTCAGGGGGCGCCGGCTTCACGTTCTGGCCGGGGCCGGCATCCTGACCTGGGGGCTCGCGTCCATTCCGGGACCGTCGATTCTCCGCCTGGTCGCCGTGGCCGCCTTCCTGGTCTGGGTGGGTCTGACCGGGGTAGCGTACCTCGTGGTTCGGCTCCGCTGA
- a CDS encoding geranylgeranyl reductase family protein, which translates to MIDVAVVGLGPAGAHYARRAAQQGQSVVAFERGSVGEPLACSGHVSRDLWEFLPDAAPDRLRQHEIRGARFHVAPEDDGYLFYRDEPISNAIDRVDLDRLLVELAAEAGAEIRTNHLVTAVEEGPESVSLTVRGPDGVERVEAAMVVGADGPQSTVRRELGLPEPERFLVGTLRHVPEPDHADHVDVYLTVPGFFAWRIPRGDAGVEYGLAGPPGYDVVDHLDNRLAGHGVPDGERFGGHIPIGPPERVHTDRAILLGDAAGQTKPFTGGGILYGLRAAEIAARKLDPSALDTTAYERAWRAELGTEIRLGRWLRRAYSLPDPLARLGLSTLAGEIDVHMDEPSSLFSKDALTTLFRG; encoded by the coding sequence ATGATCGACGTCGCCGTCGTCGGGCTGGGGCCTGCGGGGGCCCACTACGCCCGCCGCGCGGCCCAGCAGGGTCAGTCCGTCGTCGCGTTCGAGCGTGGCTCGGTCGGCGAGCCACTCGCCTGCTCCGGGCACGTGAGCCGCGACCTCTGGGAGTTCCTGCCCGATGCGGCCCCGGATCGACTCCGGCAGCACGAGATCCGCGGGGCTCGCTTTCACGTCGCTCCCGAGGACGACGGCTATCTGTTCTACCGGGACGAGCCCATCTCGAATGCGATCGATCGGGTCGACCTGGACCGACTGCTGGTGGAGTTGGCCGCCGAGGCCGGGGCCGAAATTCGAACGAATCACCTCGTGACAGCCGTCGAGGAAGGGCCCGAGAGCGTCTCACTCACCGTTCGTGGCCCCGACGGTGTCGAACGCGTGGAGGCCGCGATGGTCGTCGGGGCCGACGGCCCACAGTCGACGGTCAGGCGTGAACTCGGGCTGCCAGAGCCGGAGCGGTTCCTCGTGGGCACACTGCGTCACGTGCCCGAACCGGACCACGCCGACCACGTCGACGTCTACCTGACGGTTCCAGGATTTTTCGCCTGGCGCATTCCCCGGGGGGACGCCGGCGTCGAGTACGGCCTCGCGGGCCCGCCCGGTTACGATGTGGTCGACCACCTCGACAATCGACTGGCCGGGCATGGTGTACCAGACGGCGAGCGCTTCGGGGGGCATATCCCGATCGGGCCGCCCGAGCGGGTGCACACGGACCGGGCGATCCTGCTGGGCGATGCGGCGGGCCAGACCAAACCGTTCACTGGGGGCGGCATCCTCTACGGGCTTCGGGCCGCCGAGATCGCCGCTCGAAAACTCGATCCGTCAGCCCTGGACACGACCGCCTACGAGCGGGCCTGGCGGGCCGAACTCGGGACCGAGATCCGACTGGGGCGGTGGCTCAGACGGGCCTACTCGCTTCCGGACCCGCTGGCCCGACTGGGACTGTCGACACTCGCCGGCGAGATCGACGTGCACATGGACGAACCCTCCTCGCTTTTCTCGAAAGACGCACTCACGACCCTGTTTCGGGGCTAG
- a CDS encoding DUF5809 family protein: METRGQFAPETERAAREQYAALAGPAKTVTKEIAEAGTTDRDAYRALTNEDVYETAQQALFASLLAVQVGSTEEYEDWLAAREDLEVVFAGTETVPRRAWHPVWPRAAVVAVSFQDKPDAAVASLRRQAFGRFYRDLVVE, translated from the coding sequence ATGGAGACACGCGGACAGTTCGCTCCCGAGACCGAGCGAGCGGCCCGGGAACAGTACGCGGCCCTCGCGGGCCCCGCGAAGACGGTGACCAAGGAGATCGCCGAGGCGGGAACGACAGACCGGGACGCCTACCGGGCACTGACGAATGAGGATGTCTACGAAACCGCCCAACAGGCGCTTTTTGCCTCGTTGCTCGCAGTGCAGGTCGGTTCCACCGAGGAGTACGAGGACTGGCTCGCGGCCCGCGAGGACCTTGAAGTCGTCTTCGCCGGGACCGAGACCGTCCCACGGCGGGCCTGGCACCCGGTCTGGCCCCGGGCTGCGGTCGTGGCGGTCTCCTTCCAGGACAAGCCAGACGCCGCGGTCGCCTCGCTCCGCCGGCAGGCCTTCGGCCGGTTTTACCGCGACCTGGTGGTTGAATGA
- a CDS encoding deoxyuridine 5'-triphosphate nucleotidohydrolase yields MFRSGAFVADQLDGIDAEQVQPNGVDLRLEAVLEPVGTGRITRDGKAIADRDQVESVAIGPEDREGYRLAPGGYILQYAETVSIPEEHVGFVLPRSSLMRNGAMLNTAVWDAGYSGRGEGLLQVHNEIELERGARVAQLVLAAADHEGTYDGSYQGERLDRA; encoded by the coding sequence ATGTTCAGAAGCGGCGCGTTCGTCGCCGACCAGCTCGATGGGATCGACGCCGAACAGGTCCAGCCAAACGGCGTCGATCTCCGCCTCGAAGCGGTCCTCGAACCGGTGGGAACCGGGCGAATCACGCGCGATGGGAAGGCGATTGCCGACCGAGACCAGGTCGAGTCGGTCGCGATCGGCCCCGAGGACCGCGAGGGGTATCGACTCGCGCCCGGGGGCTACATCCTCCAGTACGCCGAGACAGTTTCGATCCCTGAGGAACACGTTGGGTTCGTCCTGCCCCGGTCGTCGCTCATGCGCAACGGCGCAATGCTCAACACCGCTGTCTGGGACGCCGGCTACTCGGGTCGGGGCGAGGGGCTCCTCCAGGTCCACAACGAAATCGAACTGGAGCGTGGGGCCCGGGTCGCCCAACTCGTCCTGGCGGCGGCCGACCACGAGGGAACCTACGACGGGAGCTATCAGGGGGAGCGACTGGACCGGGCCTGA
- a CDS encoding DUF7093 family protein — protein MGLRCSLLGHAFGEPVTERDREQRGDEAVVTIRKIKTCDRCGAEQVISENTEVRHLGAADSEPEPEPESEPAPVSESAEAEADTAVDVSELVEDAEAEPSVEADTDESITDTEPSVETDTDESIAEGEDAVILDDSAGPDEATTEPDDSEPASPESVEEVDTVESEDTGVVIEDEPADATADTAEPASMFGTETEESMAEPTDPAEASGPADSETATDTPTETTAAAESTTEATDTPAEPDGETGAGDEAEPSAATAETDESPIEGTGDWPAADQEAATDAAAETGGWSASPPGDEEPPADDDPAFQFDTQSESAAAEPASGNRGPSGITSEGPLEVDEDPDSPAQSLECPECGFTEGPGSSLRAGDICPECHRGYLAGRR, from the coding sequence ATGGGTCTCAGGTGTTCACTGCTGGGTCACGCCTTCGGGGAACCGGTGACCGAGCGCGACCGCGAGCAACGGGGGGACGAGGCGGTGGTCACGATCCGGAAGATCAAGACGTGTGACCGCTGTGGTGCCGAACAGGTCATCTCGGAGAATACGGAGGTCAGACACCTCGGAGCGGCGGATTCGGAACCCGAACCGGAGCCAGAATCGGAACCGGCCCCCGTCTCCGAGTCCGCAGAAGCCGAGGCGGACACGGCAGTCGACGTCTCCGAGCTCGTCGAGGACGCCGAGGCCGAACCGTCCGTCGAGGCGGACACGGACGAATCGATCACCGACACCGAACCGTCCGTCGAGACAGACACGGACGAATCGATCGCCGAGGGCGAGGACGCGGTCATCCTGGACGACTCAGCGGGCCCCGACGAAGCGACGACGGAACCGGACGATTCCGAGCCGGCGTCCCCCGAATCGGTCGAGGAAGTGGACACGGTGGAGTCCGAGGACACCGGCGTCGTCATCGAGGACGAACCCGCAGATGCAACCGCGGATACGGCCGAACCGGCCTCCATGTTCGGGACGGAAACGGAGGAATCGATGGCCGAACCGACGGATCCGGCCGAGGCGTCCGGGCCAGCCGACTCCGAGACGGCGACCGACACGCCGACGGAGACGACCGCGGCGGCCGAATCCACGACCGAAGCGACGGACACGCCGGCCGAACCCGACGGCGAGACCGGGGCAGGCGACGAGGCCGAACCCAGTGCGGCCACGGCCGAGACCGACGAGTCACCGATCGAAGGGACGGGAGACTGGCCAGCGGCCGACCAGGAAGCAGCGACAGACGCGGCGGCCGAGACGGGCGGTTGGTCGGCCAGTCCACCCGGGGACGAGGAGCCACCCGCCGACGACGACCCCGCCTTCCAGTTCGACACCCAGAGCGAGTCGGCGGCCGCCGAACCCGCAAGCGGGAATCGTGGCCCAAGCGGGATCACGAGCGAAGGGCCACTCGAGGTCGACGAAGACCCAGATTCGCCGGCCCAGTCCCTCGAATGCCCCGAATGTGGCTTCACGGAGGGGCCCGGCTCCTCGCTGCGGGCCGGGGACATCTGTCCGGAGTGCCATCGCGGCTACCTCGCCGGACGCCGGTGA
- a CDS encoding cell division protein SepF gives MGFMDRILGGESRSTGDYVELDLEDVAADAETKMQLHIAEIDGQEDVIAIKDAVYDGDLVVAEITRLRTEDPTIDHAIDELRETAKEVGGDIVKKGDDQIIITPTGVGISREKLNR, from the coding sequence ATGGGATTCATGGATCGCATCCTCGGGGGCGAAAGCCGGAGTACCGGGGACTACGTGGAACTGGACCTGGAGGACGTGGCCGCCGACGCGGAGACGAAGATGCAACTTCACATCGCCGAGATCGACGGCCAGGAGGACGTGATCGCGATCAAGGACGCCGTCTACGACGGGGACCTCGTCGTCGCGGAGATCACCCGGCTGCGCACCGAGGACCCGACCATCGATCACGCGATCGACGAACTCCGGGAGACCGCAAAGGAGGTCGGCGGCGACATCGTCAAGAAGGGCGACGACCAGATCATCATCACGCCGACCGGCGTGGGCATCAGCCGAGAAAAGCTCAACCGCTAA
- a CDS encoding RNB domain-containing ribonuclease: MTTDQQAEAGTAEGQGPVEISPDLADRLAAKREDLFEKFEIPEGFPAAVREEADEITDDVQPEVESELETRTDLRDMTTWTTDPIDAQDFDDALSIEERDDEFVLWVHIADVTHYVRPGTAMWEEALRRGNTVYLPGHTVHMLPPILAETVCSLVAEEDRLAHTVEMHLDKETLSFEDIEIYKSVIQSDARLTYTEAVDRLADPDAALHDEIELVWEVTDQLHEQRKADGSLVLNPRRDKAHTIIEEAMLKANKAVTHELMWNRGVEAVYRVHPQPSPDEWDEALREIQELDGVSIPGDSWDDPRKAVNATLEQAPERQLGKIQWAVMKVMPRAKYMNDPFGGHHALNFEIYGHFTSPIRRMSDLVNHWIVYQNDVPENLIELCDRASERQKAAEQCEREYENFLEEVGLNPDAVTNRGLEILAED, encoded by the coding sequence ATGACGACGGACCAGCAGGCCGAGGCGGGCACTGCCGAGGGGCAGGGACCGGTCGAGATCAGCCCGGATCTCGCGGATCGACTCGCCGCGAAACGCGAGGACCTCTTCGAGAAGTTCGAGATCCCCGAAGGGTTCCCGGCGGCCGTCCGGGAGGAGGCCGACGAGATCACCGACGACGTCCAGCCCGAGGTCGAATCCGAACTCGAAACGCGAACCGACCTGCGGGACATGACGACCTGGACGACGGACCCGATCGACGCCCAGGACTTCGACGACGCGCTCTCGATCGAGGAGCGGGACGACGAGTTCGTCCTCTGGGTGCACATCGCCGACGTGACCCACTACGTCCGCCCGGGGACGGCCATGTGGGAGGAGGCGCTGCGACGGGGGAACACGGTCTATCTCCCGGGGCATACCGTCCACATGCTGCCGCCGATCCTCGCCGAGACGGTCTGCTCACTCGTCGCCGAGGAGGATCGCCTTGCCCACACCGTCGAGATGCACCTCGACAAGGAAACCCTCTCCTTCGAGGACATCGAGATCTACAAGTCGGTCATCCAGAGTGACGCCCGGCTCACCTACACGGAGGCCGTCGATCGGCTGGCGGACCCGGATGCAGCACTTCACGACGAGATCGAACTGGTCTGGGAGGTCACCGACCAGCTACACGAACAGCGGAAGGCAGATGGCTCACTCGTGTTGAATCCCCGCCGGGACAAGGCCCACACGATCATCGAGGAGGCGATGCTCAAGGCCAACAAGGCCGTGACCCACGAGTTGATGTGGAATCGCGGGGTCGAGGCCGTCTATCGCGTTCACCCCCAGCCCTCGCCCGACGAGTGGGACGAGGCGCTGCGGGAGATTCAGGAACTGGATGGGGTCTCCATCCCCGGGGATTCCTGGGACGACCCGCGGAAGGCAGTCAACGCGACCCTGGAGCAGGCCCCCGAGCGCCAGCTCGGCAAGATCCAGTGGGCGGTCATGAAGGTCATGCCCCGGGCGAAGTACATGAACGACCCCTTCGGCGGCCATCACGCGTTGAACTTCGAGATCTACGGGCACTTCACCAGTCCGATCCGGCGGATGAGCGACCTGGTCAACCACTGGATCGTCTACCAGAACGACGTGCCGGAGAACCTCATCGAACTCTGTGATCGAGCTTCGGAGCGACAGAAAGCCGCCGAACAGTGCGAACGGGAGTACGAGAACTTCCTCGAAGAGGTGGGGCTGAATCCCGATGCGGTCACGAATCGCGGGCTCGAAATCCTCGCGGAGGACTAG